A genomic window from Alkalihalobacillus sp. AL-G includes:
- the rlmN gene encoding 23S rRNA (adenine(2503)-C(2))-methyltransferase RlmN, with product MLKPLTEKQTNPDVRPSIFSLQYKEMENWLKQEGEPAFRAKQIYEWLYQKRVTTFSDMTNLSKGLRQKLDDTYAITPLKQVIRQESKDGTIKFLFELEDGYSIETVLMRHEYGNSVCVTTQVGCRLGCTFCASTLGGLKRNLKAGEIVAQVLDVQRALDETDERVSSVVIMGIGEPFDNYDDLLSFLKIVNHDEALNIGARHITVSTSGVVPRIYDFADEGMQINFAISLHAPTTEIRSRLMPVNRMYPLDDLMDSIRYYIRKTGRRVSFEYGLFGGVNDQVEHAEQLAELIKDIKCHVNLIPVNYVPERDYVRTPKNQIFNFERTLRDLGVNVTIRREQGHDIDAACGQLRAKERKDETR from the coding sequence ATGTTAAAACCATTAACAGAAAAACAAACCAATCCAGATGTACGGCCATCGATTTTTTCCTTACAATACAAGGAAATGGAGAACTGGTTAAAACAAGAAGGGGAGCCGGCCTTTCGAGCGAAACAAATATATGAGTGGCTGTATCAAAAGAGGGTAACGACATTTTCGGATATGACGAATCTTTCAAAGGGTTTACGACAGAAACTTGATGATACTTATGCTATTACACCTCTAAAACAAGTCATTCGTCAGGAATCAAAGGATGGAACGATTAAGTTTTTATTTGAGCTTGAAGACGGCTATTCAATTGAAACGGTCCTGATGCGACATGAATACGGAAACAGTGTTTGTGTGACAACCCAAGTAGGGTGCAGGCTTGGCTGTACGTTCTGTGCATCGACGCTTGGTGGTTTAAAGAGAAACCTTAAAGCCGGCGAAATTGTGGCTCAAGTGTTAGATGTGCAACGTGCACTAGATGAAACGGATGAACGAGTCAGTTCAGTCGTCATTATGGGGATTGGAGAGCCGTTTGATAATTACGACGACCTGCTTTCCTTTTTGAAAATCGTCAATCATGATGAAGCCTTGAATATTGGTGCACGTCACATTACTGTTTCAACGAGTGGCGTGGTGCCGAGAATTTATGATTTTGCAGATGAAGGGATGCAGATCAATTTTGCGATTTCCTTACACGCACCGACAACCGAAATCCGGAGCCGTTTAATGCCTGTAAACCGTATGTATCCATTGGATGACCTTATGGACTCAATTCGTTATTACATCCGTAAAACAGGTCGACGTGTTTCCTTCGAGTACGGACTATTCGGTGGAGTGAATGACCAAGTGGAACATGCTGAACAATTGGCTGAACTGATTAAAGACATTAAATGCCATGTGAATTTGATCCCGGTAAACTATGTTCCAGAAAGAGACTACGTCCGAACGCCTAAAAACCAAATTTTTAATTTTGAACGCACATTACGTGACCTAGGGGTGAATGTCACGATCCGTCGCGAACAGGGGCACGACATCGATGCAGCCTGTGGGCAGTTGAGAGCGAAGGAGCGTAAGGACGAAACGAGGTGA
- a CDS encoding Stp1/IreP family PP2C-type Ser/Thr phosphatase: MLKAFFQTDKGRVRPHNEDNGAVIQITATDVFAIVADGMGGHLSGDVASKMAVDFLTGNFNTYIHENSDVADSLRRLLQDSNNEIYSYSKENPDCQGMGTTVVAVKADEERYILAHVGDSRCYHIKESSVEQITEDHTLVNELVKSGQITSEEAEFHPRKNVIMRAIGTDPTVDIDLYTYNWDAGDYLLMCSDGLSNKVSPTQMEEVMSKDGTLEEKAAELIAFANEAGGEDNISLVLLYNEPADKEGVSS; encoded by the coding sequence TTGTTAAAAGCATTCTTTCAAACAGATAAAGGTAGGGTTAGACCACACAACGAAGACAACGGGGCAGTGATTCAGATCACTGCCACCGATGTATTTGCCATTGTAGCGGATGGCATGGGCGGCCATCTTTCCGGTGATGTTGCCAGCAAGATGGCGGTGGATTTTTTAACGGGGAATTTCAATACATACATACACGAAAATTCTGATGTAGCGGATTCTTTGCGCCGATTACTTCAGGATAGCAACAACGAAATTTATTCTTATTCGAAAGAAAATCCAGATTGCCAGGGAATGGGGACAACCGTCGTTGCGGTGAAGGCGGATGAAGAACGTTATATACTTGCGCATGTAGGTGACAGCCGCTGCTATCATATAAAAGAAAGTTCGGTTGAACAAATTACAGAGGATCACACGCTTGTAAACGAGCTCGTTAAATCAGGACAAATTACGAGTGAAGAAGCAGAATTTCATCCGCGAAAAAACGTGATAATGAGAGCAATCGGAACGGATCCAACTGTCGATATCGATTTGTACACGTACAATTGGGATGCGGGGGATTACCTTTTGATGTGTTCGGACGGACTTTCCAATAAAGTTAGCCCAACCCAGATGGAAGAGGTAATGAGCAAAGATGGTACATTAGAAGAAAAGGCCGCTGAATTGATTGCTTTTGCAAATGAAGCTGGCGGTGAGGATAACATTTCACTTGTTCTTCTTTATAATGAACCTGCTGACAAAGAAGGTGTCTCATCATGA